The nucleotide window GATCGACGCCGACTACGAGGGGATTCGTTCCGTCGAGGGTGAGATTGCGGCGGCCGCCGAGATCGACCCCGAGCGGGTGATCGTCGACGTGCCCTCGCGCGCGCCGATGGTCGAGGGGTCGGCCCGCATCCTCGTCGACGGTCGGACTCGCCGGTTGGCCGAGCACTCGACGCTGGTCGGCGCGCTCGAATCCGCTCGCGACGAACAGTGGCGCCTCGGGGTGTACGCGCCTGCCGACGCGACCGACCGGGTGGGCGAGGCCGCGGTGCGCGTGCTCGGCCTCGACGGCGCACGCGTCAGCGAGACACCGCACGGCCTGAACGCCACGCTCGAACAGTTTCGGGGCGAAGAGTGATTCGCGCCGTGGACCGGGACGTTCGTGCGGAGGAAAGCGTGATACACGCGGCGCCGTGAGCACTGCCATGCACCTCTCCGGGACGCTCCTCGTCGGGCCCGAGTTCGAGCCTTGCGAGGGCCGCCTCCACGTCGCGGACGGCACGATCGAATCGATCGAACGCACCACGGTAAACAGCGACGCGATCGTGATGCCCGCGTTCGTCAACGCTCACACCCACCTCGGGGATTCGATCGCCAAGGAGGCCGGCGAAGGCCTCTCGCTCGACGAACTCGTCGCACCGCCCGACGGGCTGAAACACCGCCTCTTGGGGCAGGCCGACGACGAGACGCTCGTCGCGGCGATGGCCCGATCGATCCAGTTCATGGAACGCGCGGGCACGGCGGCGACCCTGGAGTTCCGCGAGGGCGGTCGCGACGGCGTCGCCCTCCTCGATCGCGCCCTGGCGGGGCAAGCCCTCCGGGCGGTCACGTTCGGACGTGGCGATCCATCGGTCCTCGACGTCGCGGACGGCTACGGCGCGAGCGGGGCCGCCGATCGGGATTTCACCGCCGAACGTGCGGCGGCCGCCGACGCCGACGCGCCGTTCGCGATCCACGCCGGGGAGGTCGACGCCCGCGATATCGACCCCGCGCTGGATCTCGATCCCGATCTGCTCGTCCACATGGTCCACGCCACCGAGGCCCACCTCGACCGCGTCGAACGCGAATCGATCCCCGTGGCGGTCTGTCCCCGGTCGAATCTGGCGACCGGGGTGGGTCGCCCGCCGATCGCCGCACTCCACGACCGGACGACCGTCGCGCTCGGGACGGACAACGTCATGCTGTCGAGTCCGTCGATGTTCCGGGAGATGGCCTATGCCGCCGATCTCTCGGGGGTGCCTGCCGCGGAGATCCTCGCGATGGCGACCCACAACGGCGCGCAGATCGCTGGCCTCGACGGCGGGACGATCACCGAGGGCGCGCCCGCGCGATTGATCGTCCTCGACGGCGATTCGGACAACCTCGCGGGCGTCCAGGACGTGCGCCGCGCGGTCGTCCGCCGCGCGAGTGTGGCCGACGTGACCGACGTTCTCTTGCCCGAGTGACGGTCTCTCGGGACCCGGCCGGATAGACGACCACGAACACGCTCCCCACGTGTGACGCGGCGAGAACGCTTATCATGCGCCCCGTGGTATCGCCACACATGTACGACCGGATTCTGGTCCCGACCGACGGCTCCGCAGAGATGGAGACGGTGATCGATCACGCGGTGAATCTGGCCCAGGACCACGGTGCGACACTGCACGCCGTCTACATCGTCGACACGGCGACGATGGGGCGGATGCCGGTCGACTCCTCGTGGGACTCCCTGGCCGAGATGCTCCGCGAGGACGGTGAACGCGCGCTGGCGACCGTCGAAGACCGCGCGGGCGACGTGCCCGTCGAGCGCGAGTTGCGCGAGGGCGCGCCGAGTCGAGCGATCGTCGAATACGCGGAGGCGTGCGACGCGGACGTGATCGTCATGGGGACGCACGGACGCGGTGGGATCGATCGGCTCCTCCTGGGATCGGTGGCCGAACGGGTCGTCCGGACCGCGACGGTGCCGGTGCTGGTCGTCCCGGTCCGGACCGCGGTCGACGAGACGACCGAGCGTGACTGAGTCGACCAGCGGTCGGTCTCGCCGCGTTGCGTTCCAATCTACTGCTCCCGATCGAACGGTCCGGTCGCCCCGTTCCCACACTCGAAGTTATGCTGGTTGGCGTCCTAGCTCATGTACCATGTCATCAGCAACCAAGAAATCGTCGCCCCACCGGCCGATCCTCTACGCAGATCCACCAGGACAGGCCGATGACGAGTCGACGGCATCGGATGCGGTCGGCTGTCCACATTTCGCCCGGAGTGGGCCGTTCGATCACGTCCTCTTCGTGGTCCCCGTCCACGCGTTCGATCGGGCCCGTCAGACCTGGCAGTGGCTTCGAGACGCGGACGACGCCCCCGAATCGGGGGCTGCAGTCGTGCTCTCCCCGAGTCACGCGACGAGTCCGGACGAGGTGGCTGGACTCGATCAGATCTGCATCGATCCGCACGATCTCACGGGCATCTCGATCGTTCTCTCGAAGTTTCTCGACGAGTACGCCGATTCGTCCGACCGTCTCGCGATGGCGTTTCTCGGCCTCGAACACGCCCTGAGCTATCACGATCCCGATCTCGTCTATCGATTTCTCGATTCGATCATCGCGACGGCGACCCAGCGCGGTGCCGACGTCCACGCCCACATGGATCCGGACGCCCTCGACGACCGACCCCGGAAACTGCTGTCGTCGCTGTTCGTGCCCGCGGGGCGATCCGGGTCGGCGTCGAGCGGTCCGGAGACCGCGAGTAGATCGACCGGGGCAGCGTCGTCAACCCCGACCGACGATCGGACCGCGGCGCCCCTCGAAACCGGGAACATTCCGTTCGATCCGGAGACACTCCAGCACACGGTCAGCATGAGTGCCGAGGAGATCGACGCGTTCCTCGACAGTCAGGGCCACGGTGTCATCAGCTTCGATGGGACGCCGCCGTATGCGATTCCGATGTCGTTCGGGTACGATACCGAAGACCGGGTCGCGTATCTCCACCTCTCCGAGTGGGACGGCAGCGAGAAGGCTCGCCGATTCGAGGACTCCGATCGCGTGTCGCTGGTGGTATCGAGCTTCGAGACGCCGAGCGAGTGGGCCAGCGTCATCGTCGACGGCACGCTCACGATGGCGGACGACGCGATCGATTTCGATCAGTTGCTCCGCGTGTACAACAAAGCCGACGTCGCGACGATCGACGTGTTCGATCGCCCGATCGACGAGATTGACATTCGGTGGTTCGTCCTCGAACCGATCGAGATGGTCGGGCGCCAGAGCACGAACCGGACCGAATCGGAGTGACTCACTCGGGGGCGAGCGCTCGCGCGCTGGCCGCATCGTCGGGTGTCGCGACGCCAGTCTCGATCGACCAGGTCTCGGTGTGAGAGACGGTCTCGCCGGGATCGACGGTCGCGAGCGGGCCGAGCGTCTCCAGTTCGAGCAGGTCGTCGGCGACGTACACCTCGAAGACCGACCCGGCGTCGGGATAGGTCGCCGTGGGGTCGGGATCGATCGATTTGACGAATGCGGTGCCGTCCCGGACGTACGCGCCCCAGCCGTCGGTACCGGTGACGCCGACCTTGCAGTCCTCGCCGGGGGCCTGATCGACCAGCAGGTGGTCGTCGACCCGGGTGAAGCGGTCGTCGCTGGCGTCGGTGTACGGCCAGTAGACCACCGATCGGTCGGGCAGGTCGTCCTCGGGGTCGCCACCGGCCATCGGCAGGACGGCTCGCCCGCCGGCGGCACAGACCGTCACCGCCCACGGCGCGAACTCGATCGGCCAGAGGCCGTCGTTGGTCAATCGGTGCGTCAGTTCGACGACCGGGCGGTCGGGCGCCATCGAAATGTCGATCGCCTTGCGCACGCCGGTCGTCTCCTCGGTCGGCGCGGTCAGCGTCATGCCCCGATGCTCGCGCTCGACCGCCAGGGGGTCGTTGTCGGGTTCGTACGTCCGGGGGACGGACTCGGGGGCGTGCCAGAGGCGGTGCCCGCCGTACATCGTCCACTCGTCGCGGTCGGTCGCGCCGAGGTGCTCGCCCTCGTAGAGGAGGTTCGCGCCGTCGATCGGGCCACAGTGGACCACGCGGGGGCCCACGGCCGTCGGCGCGACGAGTTCGATCTGGCCGTTCGAGACGCGCACGCAGTCGGTCCAGCCCGCGTAGTCGGTGGTAGTGACCTCAACAGGAGCCATGAGTCGGTTGTCGATCGGTCGCACGGCGTGACCTTAATCTTCCCGACGGGACCCACGCTCTGGGGTGATTGGTGGCGACTGGTAACAAAAGAACTATTTACTGGCTGTCGAATGCCGGGGTATGCACGCCGTCGTCCTCGCGGGCGGGTACGCCACACGACTCTGGCCAGTCACGCGCAACCGCCCCAAGATGGTGCTCCCGGTCGGCAATTCGGCCATCATCGATCGGGTGCTCGCCGCGCTCGACGCCGACGATCGTATCGAGTCGGTCTTCGTCAGCACGAACGAGCGGTTCGCGAGCGACTTCCGAGCGCACCTCGCGGAGGCCCCCTTCGAGAAGCCTCGGCTCTCGGTCGAGGAGACGACCGACGAAACGGAGAAACTCGGCGTCGTCGGCGCGCTCGCTCAACTCGTCGAGCGCGAAGACATCGCGGACGAGGATCTGATCGTCGTCGCCGGCGACAACCTCGTCGACTTCGATCTGAGTGCCTTCCTCGACCGGTTCGAGGCGACCGGCGATCCGACGCTCGCGGCCTACGACATCGGATCGCGCGAAGACGCCTCGGCGTACGGCATCCTGGAGGTCGAGGACGGCCGTGTCGTCGACTTCGCGGAGAAACCCGATCGCCCGTCGAGCACGCTCGTCTCGCTCGCCTGCTATGCCTTTCCCGCCGACGGGCCGACCTTTGGCGAGTATCTCGCGGGCGACAACAACCCCGACGAACCGGGCTGGTTCATCCAGTGGCTCGTCGATCGGACGACCGTCCGTGCGGTCACCGTCGACGGCGCGTGGTACGACGTCGGCACGCCCGAGAGCTATCTCGACGCGGTCGCGTGGGCGCTCGACGGCGACTGCCTGATCGACGACGCTGCGACCGTCGAGGACAGTACGATCGGCCCGAACGTCCACCTCATGCCCGGAGCGGAGGTGATCGACTCGACGGTGTCGAACGCGGTCGTCTTCGAGGACGCGACGATCGAGGCCTGTGACGTCCGCGAGTCGATCGTCGACCGCGAGACACACGTCGCGAATCTCGACCTCGCGGGCGCGCTCATCGGTGCGCACACCGAGATCAAAAACGGCCACTCACCGTAGTTCGGCGCGCGGAGCGCGGTCTCTGCGCTGGGGGATGCGATCGGTGCTCGTCTCGAACGGCAGTCGGTATACACAGTTATCCCATTTCCCACGATCGTTCGCGATATGGCCGAGAAGAATCTGCTCGGGGATGGCATGCTGTTCGGTATGGCTCTCGTCGTGGTCGCCAGTCTCGGAATCTTCGGAGCAATGGTGTACGGTCTCGTCGCCGGTGTGGATCCCGGCCCGTACGGATCGATCCCCGCGGCGACGGTGCTGGCGGGACTCGGTGTCGCTGGATCCACCGTCGGGTATCTCTCGACCAGTGGGCGACTTGCTACCGCCGACGCCACCCTCGCCAGGGATGGCGGAATGGCCTGTCTGTTTGCGGGCTTCATGTTGGCCATCCCGCTGACCGGGACCCCACTGCCAATTGGTTTCCTGCGGCTTCTCGGTGGGGTCCTGTGTGGGGCCGGCGGGATCGTCCTGTTGGGTCTCTCCCTCTGGCCTGATGCGATTCCAGACTGATCCAGAAGGGCTCAGGTGATCGCCGTTCAGTCCTCGACCGCGAATTCGACGTCGAGGTCCGCGCCGTCGGCGAGCGCGTCGATCAGGTCCCGATCCAGATCCGCCGCGGCGGCGTCGGCCTCCACGGCCACCGTTCGATCGTCGACGTAGTCGCTGGTCCGGACGACCAGGCTCCGATCGTTCTCGAAGGTCAGGTCCGGGTCGCCCCGGGCGGTGACGCGGTCGGTGTGGCCGTCGGCCTGCAGTTCGATCGTGATCGTCGCGTCGGCGGACTGGCAGGCGGCAACGAAGTCGGGCGGGAACTCGCTGGGCACCGCATCGCTTTCGATGCCGACGATGCAGTCGCCCGCCGGCGTCAGAAAGTCGTCGCTGGTGACCTCGAAGGTGCTCTCGTGGGCGGCGCTGACGTGCTCGTGACCGTGGGCCTGCAACTCGACCATGGCGGCCGTCGCGGCCCGATGCGGGAAGGCCCGTCGAAACGCGGCGAGCGCCGGACGCTCGCGACCGGTCCACGGTCGTGTGGGTGCGTCGCAACGTTTAATCCACTCTCGCGCGTACGAAACGATATACCGCCGTACTGGGGCGTGGGGTGACCCCGGGCGGCGACGACCACCCATGACACACGAATCACGCGATACGGGCCGAACAGGAACTTCTCGCCGCCGATTCCTGAAAGCTGCGGCGGGGTCGGGGGCACTCATCGCGACGGCCGGGGCGGGGGCCCTGGGCGGGGTGAACGCCGCCGATCACGGCATTCCGACGCCACAGCTGTCGGTGAGTGGCAACACGATCGTCGATCCCTCGGGCAACACCGTCAAACTCCGTGGGGTCAACATGGCCGACTCCAAGCGGCTCGACGTCACCGCGCCCGCACGGGGGATGACCGCGACACAGGTCGTCGAGATGCTGACCGACGAATCGCGGGACTTCTACCCGCGGGTGATCCGGATTCCGGTCCAGCCGGTCGATATCGGTGAACACACGCCCGGATCGATCGACGGCGCACCCGAACCCGTCGCGTTCGACGAGGAGCAACTGCGGGACTACATCGACACGCACCTCCGGCCGGTCGTCGACACCGTCGCCGCGAACAACGTCTACTGCATCCTGGACTATCACCGCCACTGGAAGCCCCTGGAGTGGGCCGAGGGCCAGACCGGCCCGATCAATCAGGACCTCCACGAGGAGGGACTCCTGTTCTGGGACGTCGTTGCCGAGGAGTTCGGTGACGAGGACCACGTCCTCTTCGAGGTGTACAACGAACCGACCGAACCCGCGCTGTACGGCGGCCAGCCCAGCGACACGTGGGTCTGTGACCTCTGGAGCCTGTTCAAAGAGCAAGTCCAACCGTGGGTCGATACGATCCGCGAGCACTCGGGCAATCACGTCATCGTCGGGTCGCCCGGGTGGAGCCAGCACATCCAGGGCGTGCTCTGTGAGGAGTTCGACGGTGGGAACCTCTCCTATACCTACCACATCTACGCGGGCCACGCCGTCAGTCAGAATCAGGGCTGGGCGCTCGGCGAAGAGTCCGCGAAGGGCGGCGGGACCTACGGCGTCTACGAGCAGGTGCCGATGTTCGTCACCGAGTTCGGCTGGCAGAGTGATCTGACGATCCAAGACCACGGCTACGGGGCCGCGACCTACCTCAAGGGGACGACCGAGGAGTTCGGCAAGCCGTTCATGGAGTTTCTGGAGTCCAGCCCGGCGATCAACTGGACGGCGTGGTGTGCCGACCCGGTCTGGCTGCCCGCGATGTTCGACCTGGGCGACTGGGCCGGCGACGGCTACGTCGACTCGGTGGGCAACCCCTACGAGGACGAGATTCCGACCGAGTGCGAGGAGTTGCCCTGCGAGTGGGATCTCAAACCCGATCAGGCCGACATGGGCCAGTTCATCATGAGCACGCTCGCGGACAAGCGCGACGACATGATCCCCTCGGGCGAGATACCCGACACGACGACCACCACCCCGGGCGGCGAGACGCCCGACTGGCCCGCGGGCGCGACCGACCCCGACGGCGACGGCCTGTACGAAGACCTCTCGGGTGACGGCGACCTGAACTTCCCGGACGTGAACCATCTCTTCCAGAACTCCGATTCGAGTGCGGCACAGGCCAACACGCAGTTCTACGACTTCGATGGCGACGGCGACCTCGACTCCCAGGACGTGCTCGCGCTGTTCGAGTTGGTCTGATCACACTGCGGGTCGAGTCACACCGGGAATGGGTCGCAATATCGCTTGCCTCGGGCGGTAGGAGTGTAGGACGGGCGCGCTCCGTCCGAGACGGTATGCAGATAATTTATGATGCCGAAGAACATAAATTAGCTGTACGCAGCACTGGCGAGGGGACCGTGCGTGTACGTCACACATGACAGTCCGAGATCACACTACGTCCGACCGAGCAGAGCGGAACCGAACGACGCGACGAACCTTCTTGCGGGCGGCGGGTGCGACAGCGCTGGCGGCCGGCATCGGGACGGCCTCGCTGTCTGGCACTGCCGCGGCAGCACCGAACGACTCGTTCGTCGAGACCGACGGCGCACAGTTCGTCATCGACGGCGAGCCGGTCTATCTCAACGGGTCGAACAACTTCTGGCTGATGGACACGTACTACGGGACGCCGTCGTTGCACGACACGGTGTTCTCGCTGTACGATCGCCTGGGGCTGAACTTCGTGCGGACCTGGGGGTTCAACGACGGCGAGAGCGAACACGGGCCCACCCTCCAGCCCTCACCGGGCGAATACAACGAGGAGGCCTTCGAGCGGTTCGACTCACTGGTCGCGAAAGCCGGCGAGTACGGCATCAAACTCGTGCTCCCGCTGGTCAACAACTGGGAGGAGTACGGCGGGAAAGGCCAGTACGTCAGTTGGGTTGACGGTGCGTCCAGCGGTGACGACTTCTACACCAACGAGGAGTGCAAACAGCTCTACAAGGACTACGTCGAGTACGTCCTCACGCGGGAGAACACGATCACTGGCGTCGAGTACCGCAATGACCCGGCCATCGCCGTCTGGGAACTCGCGAACGAACCGCGGGCGTCGTCGCTCTCGGTCGAGGAGCTGACGGGCTGGGTCGAGGAGATGTCCGCCCACATCAAATCGATCGACTCCAATCACCTCGTCTCGACGGGCAGCGAGGGCTTTTACACCGGCGGCGAGCACGGCAGTTCGTATCCGTACCGCGCGAACGAGGGCGTCGACTACGTCGCCCAACACCAGGTCGACACCATCGACTGCTGTTCGTACCACATGTACCCCATCGCGTGGAATCTTGGGGCGGACAACGGCAGTGACT belongs to Halococcoides cellulosivorans and includes:
- a CDS encoding DUF371 domain-containing protein; the encoded protein is MVELQAHGHEHVSAAHESTFEVTSDDFLTPAGDCIVGIESDAVPSEFPPDFVAACQSADATITIELQADGHTDRVTARGDPDLTFENDRSLVVRTSDYVDDRTVAVEADAAAADLDRDLIDALADGADLDVEFAVED
- a CDS encoding universal stress protein, with the protein product MYDRILVPTDGSAEMETVIDHAVNLAQDHGATLHAVYIVDTATMGRMPVDSSWDSLAEMLREDGERALATVEDRAGDVPVERELREGAPSRAIVEYAEACDADVIVMGTHGRGGIDRLLLGSVAERVVRTATVPVLVVPVRTAVDETTERD
- a CDS encoding glycoside hydrolase family 5 protein, encoding MTHESRDTGRTGTSRRRFLKAAAGSGALIATAGAGALGGVNAADHGIPTPQLSVSGNTIVDPSGNTVKLRGVNMADSKRLDVTAPARGMTATQVVEMLTDESRDFYPRVIRIPVQPVDIGEHTPGSIDGAPEPVAFDEEQLRDYIDTHLRPVVDTVAANNVYCILDYHRHWKPLEWAEGQTGPINQDLHEEGLLFWDVVAEEFGDEDHVLFEVYNEPTEPALYGGQPSDTWVCDLWSLFKEQVQPWVDTIREHSGNHVIVGSPGWSQHIQGVLCEEFDGGNLSYTYHIYAGHAVSQNQGWALGEESAKGGGTYGVYEQVPMFVTEFGWQSDLTIQDHGYGAATYLKGTTEEFGKPFMEFLESSPAINWTAWCADPVWLPAMFDLGDWAGDGYVDSVGNPYEDEIPTECEELPCEWDLKPDQADMGQFIMSTLADKRDDMIPSGEIPDTTTTTPGGETPDWPAGATDPDGDGLYEDLSGDGDLNFPDVNHLFQNSDSSAAQANTQFYDFDGDGDLDSQDVLALFELV
- a CDS encoding amidohydrolase family protein, whose product is MHLSGTLLVGPEFEPCEGRLHVADGTIESIERTTVNSDAIVMPAFVNAHTHLGDSIAKEAGEGLSLDELVAPPDGLKHRLLGQADDETLVAAMARSIQFMERAGTAATLEFREGGRDGVALLDRALAGQALRAVTFGRGDPSVLDVADGYGASGAADRDFTAERAAAADADAPFAIHAGEVDARDIDPALDLDPDLLVHMVHATEAHLDRVERESIPVAVCPRSNLATGVGRPPIAALHDRTTVALGTDNVMLSSPSMFREMAYAADLSGVPAAEILAMATHNGAQIAGLDGGTITEGAPARLIVLDGDSDNLAGVQDVRRAVVRRASVADVTDVLLPE
- a CDS encoding sugar phosphate nucleotidyltransferase codes for the protein MHAVVLAGGYATRLWPVTRNRPKMVLPVGNSAIIDRVLAALDADDRIESVFVSTNERFASDFRAHLAEAPFEKPRLSVEETTDETEKLGVVGALAQLVEREDIADEDLIVVAGDNLVDFDLSAFLDRFEATGDPTLAAYDIGSREDASAYGILEVEDGRVVDFAEKPDRPSSTLVSLACYAFPADGPTFGEYLAGDNNPDEPGWFIQWLVDRTTVRAVTVDGAWYDVGTPESYLDAVAWALDGDCLIDDAATVEDSTIGPNVHLMPGAEVIDSTVSNAVVFEDATIEACDVRESIVDRETHVANLDLAGALIGAHTEIKNGHSP
- a CDS encoding DUF7504 family protein, coding for MSSATKKSSPHRPILYADPPGQADDESTASDAVGCPHFARSGPFDHVLFVVPVHAFDRARQTWQWLRDADDAPESGAAVVLSPSHATSPDEVAGLDQICIDPHDLTGISIVLSKFLDEYADSSDRLAMAFLGLEHALSYHDPDLVYRFLDSIIATATQRGADVHAHMDPDALDDRPRKLLSSLFVPAGRSGSASSGPETASRSTGAASSTPTDDRTAAPLETGNIPFDPETLQHTVSMSAEEIDAFLDSQGHGVISFDGTPPYAIPMSFGYDTEDRVAYLHLSEWDGSEKARRFEDSDRVSLVVSSFETPSEWASVIVDGTLTMADDAIDFDQLLRVYNKADVATIDVFDRPIDEIDIRWFVLEPIEMVGRQSTNRTESE